The sequence TCGTTTTCAATTTTGACAAAAGCGAAAAATTGTCTATGTATGTGAGTTCCTTAGACCCTGTGTTTTTAATGCATCTATACAATGGCTTATTAAGGTTGAGGGACTTTCAGTTTAATGACGAGTTAACTTTGAAAACTAATAGGGTTTTTATGTTAAAAGAAAAGGAAATTAACGAACAAGTAGTAATATACAAAACAATGTCTCCTATTCTTATTGAAACGCAAGATGATAAACCAATTTTACCAGATGATGAAAAATTTAACTTAAATTTTAACGCAATTCATGATAGGATTTTGAAGGATGTTAGAGGACATGGTCTTTACAGAGAGCTTTTATTTACACCCGTAAAAGTAAAAAAGCAGGTTGTAAAACATACTTTAAAAGATTTTAGAAAGCAAACAGGTAAGCCATTTATGACATTTACTGCTTTTGATGGGATTTTTAAAGTCGAAGGTGATACAAGAGATCTCAAAGCGCTTTACCAGATGGGTATCGGACTTCGTACAGGACAGGGTTTCGGAATGGTAGAGGTGATAGGATGAAAGAAAGAGTATATCTTTCAGATTGGCTTTATAATGCAGGAATTATTGGTTTCTTAAAGATAGTCACTAATGACGATATTGATAGTGAGAATTCAATAGAAATTGGCGAAAATTATATTGAGTTTGATAGATCGGCTTTGCAGGGCTTCTCCTCTAAGTATTTTAGTTTTGCATTCAATCAATACGGTAGATATTACAATATTTTAAATACATTAGAAGAATTTTTGAGTGATTTAGACAAACTTGAACAAGGAGATAGTAATGTTATCCACAATCTTAGGAAGAAGTACAAAATTAGTGATAAAGATAAAGATGAAGAGATTCTGCAAGTTATATTAGATAGGTTTAAGAAGATTCTGAATGGTTTCAAATTTCTCAAAGAAAACATTAAACTTCCCAGCAAAGAAGAAATAAAGGAAGACCCTAAAAAAGCAATAAAAGGCTTGCTTGAATTTGCAATTAAAGTTATGAAAGATGAATACCAGGAAATATTTGAGTCTGATGTGCAAATCTACTTAAGGGGTATGTATGGTCAAAAGAGCTTCCTTAATTTGACTATAAACAAGGAAAGATTAAAAAAATTCTATGAAGATTTTGAAGAGCCAATAGTTAGCGGCAAAATTGATCATGAAAAAGAACTTTTTTGTGTAAACTGTGGCAGGCAAGCGAAAAAGGGTGCTAAGTTTGACACGGGGATTTCTCCCTTCTTCGGTCTTAACGATGACGCAATAAATTATGCATGGAACTTTGATACGAGTCTCCCTCTCTGTGAAATATGCGAACTTATCTATTTTTCCAGTTTTGCAGGATTAACTCCTTCACCACGTAATGATAAAACTTTTTATTTTGTAAATGAGGATTCTTCGGTAAGAAACTTATATAGGGCAAATAAACTCTTAAATGATGTATTAAAGAAAGACAATAATGAAAACTTCTTAGTTGACTTCTTTACAGAGCTTGTTCTTGAACTCGAAAGAGAGAAAGCAGAATTTGTTCTTAAAAACATTGCACTGATTGAATTAAACTTAAGTGAAGAGAATTTTCCAAAAGTTTACTCTTTCAATGTTTCAAGAGAAAAGGCAAGATTCATTAAAGAAAATCAAACTGACCTAAAGACATTAGCAAGAGCCTCTTATAAGGTAAAAGATCAGGGAAGTTACATACTGACAGATACTATCCAAAAAATCTTGAAAAATACCCTTGACTATGGGTATCTATATTGGCTTGAGCGTATAAGTTTGAGTGAACAAGGCAAATCTAACCTGTATCAGATTTTTTTTGGCTATGAAACTTTGCAGACTTTAAATATCTTAATATTCAGGTTTTTAAAAAATATTACAAAAGAAGGGAGGAAACTAATGAGTCTTGAAGAGAAAGAAATTTGGAGGATGTATGCTTGCGGTAAGGAACTTGCAGATGTTATGAAGAGTAGGAATGCAGAAAACAAGATACCATCAATTGCCTACAAGTTACTGAATGCCCTTAAAATCGGTGATGTAAATGTATTTATGGATGTTGCCATGAGAACCTTTATGGCGTATGACATGGAGGTGCCTTCTTCTATGGCAAAGGTGCTTTACAATAAGGAGTATTTCTATCCACTTGGGTATAGCTTTTTAAATGGTTTTTTAAGTAAAGGTGGAAACAATAAAGGAAATGTACAAGAAACAAAGGAGGTAGCAAATGGCTAAAGGATTAACTTACACGGCAATTTTTGAGGCGATGAGCCTGAACTATGGCGAAGGTGTCGGGAACATTTCAGAATTGAAAAAGCTTACTAAAGGCGGCGAATTTTACTCTTATACATCTCGTCAGGCTATACGGTACGATATCTACAGGACACTCAAGGAATCCTATAACATCGACGATAAGGAAGATCCCCTTACAAAAGAACAGCAAGTTGTCCAGTTTAAACCAGATGCTAATATCAAAGATTATGTTGAAATGGATCTGTTTGGTTATATGAAAACAAAAAAAGGACAGGGCTCTATTTCTCGCCCGGCTGTTGTGCGAATTAGTCCTGCAATTTCACTTGAACCAATGGAGGGCGATGTGGAATTTGGGACTAACAAAAATTTTGCTGACAGAGCAGGGACAGACCCAAATCCTTTCCAATTCGAGCATCACTATTCTTTGTATTCTTATACCGTAACAGTCGACTTGGATAGGATTGGCGTGGATGAAAACGATAAAATATATCTTTCTCCCGATGAAAAAGCAAAAAGGGTAAATCAATTGCTTGAAGTTTTAAAAGTTTTAACACGAAATATCAAAGGTAGAACAGAATCTCTCTCACCTATTTTTGCTATCGGAGGAGTGTATGATATAAAGAACCCCTTCTTCTTGAATAAGTTAAAGGTGAATTACAGTAAAGAAGAGAAAAAATACGGAATCGACACTGAGATATTAGATTCTCAACTCTCTCTTTCTTTTGATGGAAAACCTATCCGTGATTACACTTATGTTGGATATTTAAAAGGATATTGGTTGAATGAAAGTGAGTTTAATAAATTGAGTAAGAATGTTTCGGATATAGATGGATTTTTTAGTAAGTTAAAAGACAAGGTATTAGAAACATTTGGGTCAAAATGAAAATATTAAAAGTAAAGGCATATCAGCTTTTTGCCAATTATAGAAAACCTTTAAACTTTAACTTTTGGGACACCTATCCTCTGCCTCCTCTTTCCACTGTGAAAGGCTGGTTCCATAGTGTTATCGATGCTCACGAATATATTCCCTTATCTATGAGTATTCAGGGTACTTTTTCTTCTGTTCTCTATGATATGCAGACATTTATTAAATTTGACAGAATAAGAAAAGATAAAGAACAAGTAAAATTAGATTGGATAAATAAGGCGCTCAACCATTCCCCAGTATTTGTTGCAACCGTATTTGATATTAACCTTAATATCTATTTATATTCTGAGGATAATGAAGCGCTTGAAAAATTCAGGCAAAATGTTACAAGATATTCTTTTCCAAGTATTGGAAGACATGAGGACATAGCAAGGATTGATTTCGTCGATTTTATAGAGAGTGAAGAAGTTGAATTTAGTCTTTCAAATACTCACGAACTTAACTATGGAATTTATTTAAGTAAAAGAACTTCAGATTATCTTGGCATTAGAGGAATTCATTACAGGATGAATAACAAATATGAAATTCGTTCAAATCTAAGGTATTTTGAAAAAGTGGATGTAGTTTACGCTGATAACGGAGTAGTTTACAAAGGAAAGTGCCTTTTTGACAAAGAAGAAGGTAGAATAATCGACCTCGTATGATTTATGCTAAAGTATTTAAAAGGAATAACAGTTATATTGGGGAAACATTAGAGGAACATACTAATACTCTCATAGATAATTATTCTATTCTTAAAGAGGCATACGGAAAAGAATTTGAAGAAAAACTCGAAGTTTCCCCTGTTTTCTGGAAATTATTGGAAATTGCCTGTATTTTCCATGATCTCGGGAAGGCATCCTCGGCTTTTCAGCATAAAATACAAAAACTTTTAGGTGAGGATATCAAGGTCCCGTATGAACTAAGAAAGGAGATACCTCATAACTTTCTTTCTGTTGCATTTTTACCAGAACCTCGCTTGCTTGATTTAGATGATAACAATTTTTTAATGCTTTTTTATACAATCGCTTATCATCATAACAGATTAATTGACTTTGATAAGTCTTATTATGAAAAAATTGTTATTGAAGATCTACTTAAGAAAAAAGGTGAGCTCAGGTGGGTTGAAGAAAAACTTAAGGATTTGGGGGTATCATTGACGCTTAATCCATCTTCCAGGTATTTTTCCTTGCTTGATCCTTATTCTAACACTTTTGAATCAATAAAAAGAGATAAATACTTTATACTTCTTAAAGGCATGCTTCATAGGTTAGACCACTCTTCATCGGCGCATATCACGGTTGAGTCAGAAAGAGTTGAAGACCCAGAAAATAAGCTTGTTTATTATATTGAAACAGAGAAAAAGAGCATCTTAAAAGATTTCCAACTGAAGGCAAGAGATTATAGGGATGAAAGCATTTTATTTGTAGCCTCAACTGGTATGGGGAAGACGGAATTTGCAATGAATTGGATAGGAGAACAAAAAGCAT is a genomic window of Caldisericum sp. containing:
- the cas8a1 gene encoding type I-B CRISPR-associated protein Cas8b1/Cst1, encoding MKERVYLSDWLYNAGIIGFLKIVTNDDIDSENSIEIGENYIEFDRSALQGFSSKYFSFAFNQYGRYYNILNTLEEFLSDLDKLEQGDSNVIHNLRKKYKISDKDKDEEILQVILDRFKKILNGFKFLKENIKLPSKEEIKEDPKKAIKGLLEFAIKVMKDEYQEIFESDVQIYLRGMYGQKSFLNLTINKERLKKFYEDFEEPIVSGKIDHEKELFCVNCGRQAKKGAKFDTGISPFFGLNDDAINYAWNFDTSLPLCEICELIYFSSFAGLTPSPRNDKTFYFVNEDSSVRNLYRANKLLNDVLKKDNNENFLVDFFTELVLELEREKAEFVLKNIALIELNLSEENFPKVYSFNVSREKARFIKENQTDLKTLARASYKVKDQGSYILTDTIQKILKNTLDYGYLYWLERISLSEQGKSNLYQIFFGYETLQTLNILIFRFLKNITKEGRKLMSLEEKEIWRMYACGKELADVMKSRNAENKIPSIAYKLLNALKIGDVNVFMDVAMRTFMAYDMEVPSSMAKVLYNKEYFYPLGYSFLNGFLSKGGNNKGNVQETKEVANG
- the cas7i gene encoding type I-B CRISPR-associated protein Cas7/Cst2/DevR; translated protein: MAKGLTYTAIFEAMSLNYGEGVGNISELKKLTKGGEFYSYTSRQAIRYDIYRTLKESYNIDDKEDPLTKEQQVVQFKPDANIKDYVEMDLFGYMKTKKGQGSISRPAVVRISPAISLEPMEGDVEFGTNKNFADRAGTDPNPFQFEHHYSLYSYTVTVDLDRIGVDENDKIYLSPDEKAKRVNQLLEVLKVLTRNIKGRTESLSPIFAIGGVYDIKNPFFLNKLKVNYSKEEKKYGIDTEILDSQLSLSFDGKPIRDYTYVGYLKGYWLNESEFNKLSKNVSDIDGFFSKLKDKVLETFGSK
- the cas5b gene encoding type I-B CRISPR-associated protein Cas5, which gives rise to MKILKVKAYQLFANYRKPLNFNFWDTYPLPPLSTVKGWFHSVIDAHEYIPLSMSIQGTFSSVLYDMQTFIKFDRIRKDKEQVKLDWINKALNHSPVFVATVFDINLNIYLYSEDNEALEKFRQNVTRYSFPSIGRHEDIARIDFVDFIESEEVEFSLSNTHELNYGIYLSKRTSDYLGIRGIHYRMNNKYEIRSNLRYFEKVDVVYADNGVVYKGKCLFDKEEGRIIDLV
- the cas6 gene encoding CRISPR-associated endoribonuclease Cas6 codes for the protein MRIEILFGVSVGKLPILYRQRFMDLIITALKESDSEYAASLYPDKSEHLKVAKPFAFSVSLPGEFVVKKEKFKIDDDLEVEDIVFNFDKSEKLSMYVSSLDPVFLMHLYNGLLRLRDFQFNDELTLKTNRVFMLKEKEINEQVVIYKTMSPILIETQDDKPILPDDEKFNLNFNAIHDRILKDVRGHGLYRELLFTPVKVKKQVVKHTLKDFRKQTGKPFMTFTAFDGIFKVEGDTRDLKALYQMGIGLRTGQGFGMVEVIG
- the cas3 gene encoding CRISPR-associated helicase Cas3'; the encoded protein is MIYAKVFKRNNSYIGETLEEHTNTLIDNYSILKEAYGKEFEEKLEVSPVFWKLLEIACIFHDLGKASSAFQHKIQKLLGEDIKVPYELRKEIPHNFLSVAFLPEPRLLDLDDNNFLMLFYTIAYHHNRLIDFDKSYYEKIVIEDLLKKKGELRWVEEKLKDLGVSLTLNPSSRYFSLLDPYSNTFESIKRDKYFILLKGMLHRLDHSSSAHITVESERVEDPENKLVYYIETEKKSILKDFQLKARDYRDESILFVASTGMGKTEFAMNWIGEQKAFYTLPVRVSVNAMYERVAEIVGQEKAGLLHSESLFYNLDSQGKKEDEYSLEEPIYRTNLSRQLSMPITVTTADQIFTAVFKWRGYEKIYATLMYSKVVVDEPQSYSPEILAMIVKALQEISNYGGKFCLMSATVHPFVKNQLENYAKVLEPVFNREKKHKVEIK